The following are from one region of the Stenotrophomonas lactitubi genome:
- the guaA gene encoding glutamine-hydrolyzing GMP synthase: MTNIHNDKILILDFGAQYTQLIARRIRELGVYCEIWAWDHNPAEIAGFGAKGIILSGGPESTTLPGAPAAPQEVFDSGLPIFGICYGMQTLAAQLGGATEAADQREFGHAEVNVINPDALFKGLSDHGGEPKLNVWMSHGDHVSVAPPGFSITATTDRIPVAAMANEEKRWYGVQFHPEVTHTLQGQALLRRFVVDVCGCQTLWTAANIIDDQIARVREQVGDDEVILGLSGGVDSSVVAALLHKAIGEKLTCVFVDTGLLRWQEGDQVMAMFAEHMGVKVVRVNAADRYFNALEGVSDPEAKRKIIGNLFVEIFDEESNKLKNAKWLAQGTIYPDVIESAGSKTGKAHVIKSHHNVGGLPEHMKLGLVEPLRELFKDEVRRLGVELGLPRSMVYRHPFPGPGLGVRILGEVKREYAELLAKADAIFIDELRKADLYDKTSQAFAVFLPVKSVGVVGDARAYEWVIALRAVETIDFMTAHWAHLPYEFLGTVSNRIINELRGVSRVVYDISGKPPATIEWE, from the coding sequence ATGACCAACATCCATAACGACAAGATCCTCATCCTCGATTTCGGCGCGCAGTACACGCAGCTGATTGCCCGCCGCATCCGCGAGCTGGGCGTCTACTGCGAAATCTGGGCGTGGGACCACAACCCGGCCGAGATCGCCGGCTTCGGCGCCAAGGGCATCATCCTGTCCGGTGGCCCGGAATCGACCACGCTGCCGGGCGCGCCCGCCGCGCCGCAGGAAGTGTTCGACAGCGGCCTGCCGATCTTCGGCATCTGCTACGGCATGCAGACCCTGGCTGCCCAGCTGGGCGGTGCCACCGAAGCGGCTGACCAGCGCGAATTCGGCCACGCCGAAGTGAACGTGATCAACCCGGATGCCCTGTTCAAGGGCCTGAGCGACCACGGCGGCGAGCCGAAGCTGAATGTCTGGATGAGCCACGGCGACCACGTCTCCGTTGCACCGCCGGGCTTCAGCATCACCGCCACCACCGACCGCATTCCGGTGGCCGCCATGGCCAACGAAGAAAAGCGCTGGTACGGCGTGCAGTTCCACCCGGAAGTGACCCACACCCTGCAGGGCCAGGCGCTGCTGCGCCGCTTCGTGGTGGATGTGTGCGGCTGCCAGACCCTGTGGACCGCCGCCAACATCATCGACGACCAGATCGCCCGCGTGCGCGAACAGGTGGGCGATGACGAAGTGATCCTGGGCCTGTCCGGCGGCGTCGATTCGTCGGTCGTGGCCGCGCTGCTGCACAAGGCCATCGGCGAGAAGCTGACCTGCGTGTTCGTGGACACCGGCCTGCTGCGCTGGCAGGAAGGCGACCAGGTGATGGCGATGTTCGCCGAGCACATGGGCGTCAAGGTCGTTCGTGTGAACGCTGCCGACCGTTACTTCAACGCGCTGGAAGGCGTGAGCGACCCGGAAGCCAAGCGCAAGATCATTGGCAACCTGTTCGTTGAGATCTTCGACGAAGAGTCGAACAAGCTGAAGAATGCCAAGTGGCTGGCGCAGGGCACCATCTACCCGGACGTGATCGAGTCGGCCGGCAGCAAGACCGGCAAGGCGCATGTGATCAAGAGCCACCACAACGTGGGCGGCCTGCCGGAGCACATGAAGCTGGGCCTGGTGGAGCCGCTGCGCGAGCTGTTCAAGGACGAAGTGCGCCGCCTGGGCGTTGAGCTGGGCCTGCCGCGCAGCATGGTCTACCGCCATCCGTTCCCGGGCCCGGGCCTGGGCGTGCGCATCCTGGGTGAAGTGAAGCGCGAATACGCCGAGCTGCTGGCCAAGGCCGATGCCATCTTCATTGATGAGCTGCGCAAGGCCGACCTGTACGACAAGACCAGCCAGGCGTTTGCCGTGTTCCTGCCGGTGAAGTCGGTGGGCGTGGTGGGCGATGCGCGGGCCTATGAGTGGGTGATTGCGCTAAGGGCCGTGGAGACGATTGATTTCATGACGGCACATTGGGCGCATCTGCCGTATGAGTTCCTGGGTACGGTGAGCAACCGGATCATCAATGAGTTGCGGGGGGTGTCGAGGGTTGTCTATGACATCTCGGGGAAGCCGCCGGCGACTATTGAGTGGGAGTGA